The genomic segment ATCCAAGTGGGGATGGAGTTCCAAGGAACAGTCCGTAATGTCCTCGATTTTGGTGCATTCGTGGATATCGGAGTAAAAGAGAATGGATTGATTCATATCTCGAAACTCAGTCGTAAGCGTGTCAAACATCCGCTTGATGTTGTTGCTGTGGGTGATATCGTAACCGTATGGGTGACGAATGTTGAACCAGAGCGGGGACGGATTGGATTGACACTGGTTCCGCCGGAATGACGAACGAACAATTACAACGATACGTCGAGCAGCTTTCGCTCGACGTATTTTCCTTACCGTTTCGACATGAAGCTTATTTTAACCCACGATTGAAGACGACGGGTGGTCGCTACTTCTTAGGGGATCATCACTTAGACTTTAATAAACGATATATGGATGACATGAAAGTCTTCCGCGGCATCGTGATTCATGAACTGTGTCATTACCATTTACACCTAGCGGGAATGGGGCATCGTCATCAAGATCAAGACTTTAAGGAATGGTTGGAGCGGTACGGTGGGCTTCGATACAGTCCGAGAAGACAAGAAGACGAAAAAAAATCCTATCTTTATGAATGTGAGAAATGCAGCACATTATATAGAAGGAAAAGACGCATGAATACGGAAAGATACCGGTGCGGTCGATGTCGTGGAAAGATTTTTTACAAAAGTAGTTGACGTTCATTTCGGAGCATGATAAATTATAGAAGTCGTCAAAACGACAGCAACTAAACAACTTATCGTCGCTAAAAACTTTTTTAAAAAAGCATTGACGAAAAGAAAAAAAGTTGCTACTATATAAAAGTGTTCCGAATAGAACGTAACGTTCCGCAATAGCTCAGTGGTAGAGCAACCGGCTGTTAACCGGTAGGTCGTAGGTTCAAATCC from the Exiguobacterium sp. BMC-KP genome contains:
- a CDS encoding SprT family protein: MTNEQLQRYVEQLSLDVFSLPFRHEAYFNPRLKTTGGRYFLGDHHLDFNKRYMDDMKVFRGIVIHELCHYHLHLAGMGHRHQDQDFKEWLERYGGLRYSPRRQEDEKKSYLYECEKCSTLYRRKRRMNTERYRCGRCRGKIFYKSS